One Luteimonas sp. MC1825 DNA segment encodes these proteins:
- a CDS encoding ABC transporter permease produces the protein MWIESTIAVRFMRQGRAQTLLILVGIAVGVAVIVFVTALIAGLQDNIVARTLGTQAHIRVEAPREANRIAPAPAGTLQLVLEDPRPQALRPIDNWLEARDVLDGLDGVAAVSPVVSGPAFGRRGEAVESVALVGIDPARYLRVIPLDDNMVEGRLDVGSGNAVVGRQLAEDLGLRLGGKLRLDAGGGREAIVNVAGIFELGVRELDARYVYLDLKQAQSLLALPGGVTVIDVTVDDLFGADRVAARVRGLTGLQAESWMESNAQLMNALSSQSLSTRMISFFVAMSVALGIASVLAVSVAQRTREIGILRAMGTRRRQMLLVFLVQGAVLGLVGSALGALAGWGLVAAFNTFGPKLFTIPMPAVLVPAAMALATIAGVGAALVPASRASRLDPVEAIRG, from the coding sequence ATGTGGATCGAATCCACCATCGCCGTCCGCTTCATGCGCCAGGGCAGGGCGCAGACGCTGCTGATCCTGGTTGGCATCGCGGTGGGCGTGGCGGTGATCGTGTTCGTGACCGCACTCATCGCCGGCCTGCAGGACAACATCGTCGCGCGCACGCTCGGCACGCAGGCGCATATCCGCGTGGAGGCGCCGCGCGAGGCCAACCGCATCGCGCCGGCGCCGGCCGGCACGCTGCAGCTGGTGCTGGAGGATCCGCGCCCGCAGGCGCTGCGTCCGATCGACAACTGGCTCGAGGCACGCGACGTGCTCGACGGCCTTGACGGCGTGGCGGCGGTGTCGCCGGTGGTGTCGGGGCCTGCGTTCGGGCGTCGCGGCGAGGCGGTGGAGTCGGTCGCGCTGGTGGGCATCGACCCGGCGCGCTACCTGCGCGTGATCCCGCTCGACGACAACATGGTGGAAGGGCGCCTCGACGTCGGTTCCGGCAATGCCGTGGTCGGCCGCCAGCTCGCCGAAGACCTTGGCCTGCGCCTGGGCGGCAAGCTCCGGCTCGACGCCGGCGGTGGCCGCGAGGCGATCGTCAACGTGGCCGGCATCTTCGAGCTCGGGGTGCGCGAGCTCGACGCGCGCTATGTCTACCTCGACCTGAAGCAGGCGCAGTCGCTGCTGGCGCTGCCCGGTGGCGTGACCGTGATCGACGTGACCGTCGACGACCTGTTCGGCGCCGACCGGGTGGCGGCGCGCGTGCGCGGCCTGACCGGGCTGCAGGCGGAGAGCTGGATGGAATCCAATGCGCAGCTGATGAACGCGCTCAGCTCGCAGAGCCTGTCGACGCGCATGATCAGCTTCTTCGTGGCGATGTCGGTGGCGCTCGGCATCGCCAGCGTGCTGGCGGTGAGCGTGGCCCAGCGCACGCGCGAGATCGGCATCCTGCGCGCGATGGGCACGCGCCGGCGGCAGATGCTGCTGGTGTTCCTGGTGCAGGGCGCGGTGCTCGGGCTGGTCGGCTCGGCACTCGGCGCGCTCGCCGGCTGGGGCCTGGTGGCTGCGTTCAACACCTTCGGCCCGAAACTCTTCACCATCCCGATGCCGGCCGTGCTGGTGCCGGCGGCGATGGCGCTGGCGACCATCGCCGGCGTGGGCGCGGCCCTGGTGCCGGCCTCGCGCGCCTCGCGGCTCGACCCGGTGGAGGCCATCCGTGGCTGA
- a CDS encoding efflux RND transporter periplasmic adaptor subunit has protein sequence MTGTSARHKWLFVAAAVVVVLVLLWGLGRLRGPELPGYEVVTGPLVQSVVATGRVAAPSRVQVGAEIAGLVLERRVIEGDRVAPGDVLVVLRARDLEARRAEASASLDTLRQADRPDAEARLREARAGLAQAERELARRRELGERQLVARESVEQAAQAAIGAREAVEQARVAVAALSGGAREAQARERLGAADADLARAVIRATVSGTVLTRDVEAGDTVNPGDVLLEIARDGPGEILLPLDEKNLARLALGQPATCIADAFPDRPFAATVHHVAPGIDPSRGTVDVRLRIDPAADFVRQDMTVTATIRTGSREDALAVPNDALLDADAGSNRASVLLVRDGRVQRTTVRIGLRGLAMSEVTEGLRAGDHVLAAAALDAADLPGDGSRVRVARQPPPDSGHATRGELPVKFD, from the coding sequence ATGACCGGAACCAGTGCGCGGCACAAATGGCTGTTCGTCGCCGCGGCCGTGGTCGTCGTGCTGGTGCTCCTGTGGGGCCTCGGGCGCCTGCGTGGCCCGGAGCTGCCCGGTTACGAGGTCGTCACCGGCCCGCTGGTGCAGAGCGTGGTCGCCACCGGGCGGGTCGCGGCGCCGTCGCGCGTGCAGGTCGGTGCGGAGATCGCCGGCCTGGTGCTCGAGCGCCGGGTGATCGAAGGCGATCGCGTCGCCCCCGGTGACGTGCTGGTGGTGCTGCGTGCGCGTGACCTTGAAGCGCGGCGCGCCGAAGCAAGCGCCTCCCTCGACACCCTGCGCCAGGCGGACCGGCCCGATGCCGAGGCGCGCCTGCGCGAGGCGCGCGCCGGACTTGCCCAGGCCGAGCGCGAACTCGCGCGTCGCCGCGAGCTCGGCGAGCGCCAGTTGGTCGCCCGTGAGAGCGTGGAGCAGGCCGCGCAGGCGGCGATCGGCGCACGCGAGGCGGTCGAGCAGGCGCGCGTGGCGGTCGCGGCGCTGAGCGGCGGCGCGCGCGAGGCGCAGGCGCGCGAGCGCCTTGGCGCGGCCGACGCCGATCTGGCGCGCGCGGTAATTCGGGCCACCGTGTCCGGCACCGTGCTCACGCGCGACGTGGAAGCCGGCGACACCGTCAACCCGGGCGATGTGCTGCTCGAGATCGCCCGCGACGGGCCCGGCGAGATCCTGCTGCCGCTTGATGAAAAAAACCTCGCGCGCCTGGCGCTGGGACAACCCGCCACCTGCATCGCCGATGCGTTCCCCGACCGTCCGTTCGCGGCCACCGTGCATCACGTGGCGCCGGGCATCGACCCCTCGCGCGGCACGGTCGACGTGCGCCTGCGCATCGACCCGGCCGCGGACTTCGTGCGCCAGGACATGACCGTCACCGCGACCATCCGCACCGGCAGCCGCGAGGACGCGTTGGCGGTGCCCAACGACGCGCTGCTCGACGCGGATGCCGGCTCGAACCGTGCCAGCGTGCTGCTGGTGCGCGACGGCCGCGTGCAGCGCACCACGGTGCGCATCGGCCTGCGGGGGTTGGCGATGAGCGAAGTCACCGAGGGGCTGCGCGCCGGCGACCACGTGCTGGCCGCCGCTGCGCTCGATGCCGCGGACCTGCCCGGCGATGGCAGCCGCGTGCGTGTCGCCCGCCAGCCGCCGCCCGACAGCGGACACGCCACGCGCGGCGAGCTGCCGGTGAAGTTCGACTGA
- a CDS encoding ABC transporter ATP-binding protein: protein MADTREVLRLEGLRKSYNIGKPNEVEVLHGIDLRLDSADFAALVGPSGSGKSTLLNLIGLLDSPTAGELYLRGEATRAMDDEARTAQRGRHIGFVFQFHHLIGAFTALDNVLMPWMVAHGKPGPETVDMARCLLADVGLEKFADRHPDQLSGGQQQRVAIARALVTRPALLLADEPTGNLDTKTAAEVFTLLRRFNAQYGCAVLVVTHDPRLSETCDRTVTLVDGQVVSDERRAAAGRAADPP, encoded by the coding sequence GTGGCTGACACCCGCGAAGTGCTGCGCCTGGAAGGACTGCGCAAGTCGTACAACATCGGCAAGCCCAATGAAGTCGAGGTGTTGCACGGCATCGACCTGCGCCTGGACAGCGCCGACTTTGCCGCGCTGGTCGGGCCGTCGGGCTCCGGCAAGAGCACGCTGCTCAACCTCATCGGCCTGCTCGACTCGCCGACCGCCGGCGAGCTCTACCTGCGCGGGGAAGCCACGCGCGCCATGGACGACGAGGCGCGCACCGCGCAGCGTGGCCGGCACATCGGCTTCGTGTTCCAGTTCCACCACCTGATCGGCGCGTTCACCGCGCTGGACAACGTGCTGATGCCGTGGATGGTCGCCCACGGCAAGCCCGGCCCGGAAACGGTCGACATGGCCCGCTGCCTGCTGGCCGACGTGGGGCTGGAGAAGTTCGCCGATCGCCATCCCGACCAGCTCTCCGGCGGACAGCAGCAGCGCGTCGCGATCGCCCGCGCGCTGGTGACGCGCCCGGCATTGCTGCTCGCCGACGAACCAACGGGCAACCTCGACACGAAGACCGCCGCCGAGGTGTTCACGCTGCTGCGCCGCTTCAACGCGCAGTACGGCTGCGCTGTGCTGGTGGTGACCCACGATCCGCGCCTGTCGGAGACCTGCGACCGTACGGTCACCCTGGTCGATGGGCAGGTGGTTTCGGATGAGCGGCGGGCGGCGGCGGGGCGGGCTGCGGACCCGCCCTGA
- a CDS encoding amidohydrolase → MNSLTAALDRVYAQIAPELLEIYKDLHRNPELSMQEHRTAGIAADYIGKLGYAVTRGVGVTGVVGVLRNGEGPTVMLRADMDALPIAEDTGLPYASTVTATDTEGRSVGVAHSCGHDLHVAWMLGAARVLAEHRDAWQGTVLIVFQPGEETAEGANAMIADWDAAGLPRADVVLGQHVMVGAAGTVSWREGVILSAGDSLKVQLFGRGSHGSQPQTSIDPVVMAAATVMRLQTIVSREIGPQESAVLTIGSLQAGTKENIIPDDATIKLNIRTYDEGVREHMLQAVRRICCAECDASNAPRPPEFTTLSSYPLTDNDHAATARIVDAFRAQFGDAVLQSKRMAASEDFSVFGRTWGVPYVFWFVGGTDPEVHAKAKAEGTLNRIPSNHSPRFAPVLDPTLETGLQAMLSAASAWLCPTASTKGDTA, encoded by the coding sequence ATGAACTCCCTGACGGCGGCGCTGGATCGCGTCTACGCGCAGATCGCGCCTGAACTCCTGGAGATCTACAAGGACCTGCACCGGAACCCCGAGCTGTCGATGCAGGAGCATCGCACCGCGGGAATTGCCGCCGACTACATCGGCAAGCTTGGCTACGCGGTCACCCGCGGCGTCGGCGTCACCGGCGTGGTCGGCGTGCTGCGCAACGGCGAAGGGCCCACCGTGATGCTGCGCGCCGACATGGACGCGCTGCCGATAGCCGAGGACACCGGCCTGCCGTACGCGAGCACCGTCACCGCGACTGACACCGAGGGTCGCAGCGTGGGCGTGGCGCATTCCTGCGGCCATGACCTGCACGTGGCCTGGATGCTGGGCGCGGCGCGCGTGCTGGCGGAGCATCGCGATGCCTGGCAAGGGACCGTGTTGATCGTGTTCCAGCCCGGCGAGGAAACCGCGGAAGGTGCCAACGCGATGATCGCGGACTGGGACGCTGCCGGGTTGCCGCGCGCGGACGTGGTGCTGGGCCAGCACGTGATGGTGGGCGCGGCGGGCACGGTGAGTTGGCGCGAAGGCGTGATCCTGTCCGCCGGCGACAGCCTCAAGGTGCAACTGTTCGGGCGCGGCTCGCACGGCTCGCAACCGCAGACGTCGATCGATCCGGTGGTGATGGCCGCCGCCACCGTGATGCGCCTGCAGACCATCGTCTCGCGCGAGATCGGGCCACAGGAGAGCGCGGTGCTGACCATCGGCTCGCTGCAGGCCGGCACAAAGGAAAACATCATCCCTGACGACGCCACCATCAAGCTCAACATCCGCACCTACGACGAAGGCGTGCGCGAGCACATGTTGCAGGCGGTCAGGCGCATCTGCTGCGCCGAGTGCGATGCCTCCAACGCGCCACGGCCGCCGGAGTTCACGACACTCAGCAGCTATCCCCTGACCGACAACGACCACGCCGCGACGGCGCGCATCGTCGACGCGTTCCGCGCGCAGTTCGGCGACGCGGTGCTCCAGAGCAAGCGCATGGCCGCCAGCGAGGACTTCAGCGTGTTCGGCCGCACCTGGGGGGTGCCGTATGTGTTCTGGTTCGTCGGCGGCACCGATCCAGAGGTGCATGCGAAGGCGAAGGCGGAAGGCACGCTCAACAGGATTCCAAGCAACCATTCGCCACGGTTCGCACCGGTGCTCGACCCCACCCTGGAGACGGGGCTGCAGGCGATGCTGAGCGCGGCATCGGCGTGGCTGTGTCCAACGGCCAGCACGAAGGGAGATACCGCATGA